Proteins encoded in a region of the Elizabethkingia bruuniana genome:
- a CDS encoding serine hydrolase domain-containing protein, producing MIKKLGFLFLFTLLFSCKTEQQKTIDRNVVIDSTITAFQTKLTQQQIDTVFKKYHFNGSIAVFKDSTILYRKENGYSNFKSKTKIDNNTIFAIGSVSKQFTAVLILLQKEQGKLKLEDKVSQYLPDFRIKEYENITINQLLNHTSGLNIMGNRLMFRSGTGFFYSNDGFNALGQIVEKVSGKSYDENATELFIKTGMHHSSTALTFKTGNFASAYLGNEKVQEVVPNMPKRLAGKEIGTPAGGILSTIDDLHLWNQKLYGGKILKPETLKEFTKKSAERQHAVFGKMGYGYGIMLNTGKPEAYFHSGYVKGSPSLNIYYPETKTSVIILSNIADENKGKNAVFNPHKEVKNITDNLQNVIVDLQKDLLKPVEHKNE from the coding sequence ATGATAAAAAAATTAGGATTTCTATTTCTTTTCACCCTGCTATTTTCATGTAAAACGGAACAGCAAAAAACTATCGACCGCAATGTTGTTATAGATTCTACAATAACAGCATTTCAAACTAAACTTACACAACAGCAGATTGACACCGTATTTAAAAAGTATCACTTCAACGGAAGTATTGCTGTTTTTAAGGACAGTACTATATTATACAGAAAAGAAAATGGCTATTCTAACTTTAAGAGTAAAACTAAGATTGACAACAACACCATTTTTGCCATTGGCTCGGTAAGCAAGCAATTCACCGCTGTTCTCATCTTATTGCAGAAGGAACAAGGCAAATTAAAATTGGAAGATAAAGTTTCACAGTATCTGCCAGATTTTCGAATCAAGGAATACGAAAATATCACCATCAACCAGCTTCTGAACCATACTTCCGGACTGAACATTATGGGTAACAGACTTATGTTTAGAAGCGGGACAGGTTTCTTTTATTCTAATGACGGATTTAATGCATTAGGGCAAATTGTGGAGAAGGTTTCCGGAAAATCCTACGACGAAAATGCCACAGAGCTTTTTATTAAAACTGGCATGCACCATTCGTCCACTGCACTGACTTTTAAAACCGGAAATTTTGCAAGTGCATATCTTGGAAATGAAAAGGTTCAGGAAGTTGTTCCCAATATGCCTAAGCGACTTGCCGGAAAAGAAATAGGTACACCAGCAGGCGGTATCCTCTCTACTATAGACGATCTTCACCTTTGGAATCAGAAATTATACGGAGGTAAAATTCTAAAACCTGAAACACTAAAAGAATTCACAAAGAAAAGTGCGGAAAGACAACATGCAGTTTTTGGGAAAATGGGCTATGGTTATGGCATAATGCTGAATACCGGAAAGCCTGAAGCTTATTTTCATAGTGGATATGTAAAGGGATCTCCGTCTCTAAACATTTATTATCCTGAAACCAAAACTTCTGTTATTATTCTTTCTAATATCGCTGATGAAAATAAAGGTAAAAATGCAGTATTTAATCCACATAAAGAGGTTAAAAACATTACAGATAATCTTCAGAACGTTATCGTAGATTTACAGAAAGATTTACTAAAGCCTGTTGAACATAAAAATGAATAA
- a CDS encoding 2'-5' RNA ligase family protein gives MNKLYFIAIYPPKFIIEEIRVFKEDLAKNYSNSKALKNDAHITLFPPFSRDKAMEQDIITAFQKIDTHISPFELILNGFGSFPNPKNPVLFVQPEKNENLNTLHSKVKDRFNFIKNSFNPHVTVGYRDLSFDNFKRAWNFYEYKDYKTKFIVDEIQLLRHDGKWVPISTKKLTGE, from the coding sequence ATGAATAAACTATATTTCATAGCCATCTATCCTCCAAAATTTATTATTGAGGAAATCAGGGTTTTCAAAGAAGATCTGGCGAAAAACTATAGCAATTCCAAAGCACTAAAGAATGATGCCCATATTACTCTCTTTCCACCTTTCTCAAGAGACAAGGCTATGGAACAGGATATTATTACGGCTTTTCAGAAGATAGATACTCATATTTCTCCTTTTGAATTAATCTTAAATGGCTTTGGATCTTTTCCTAATCCCAAAAATCCGGTTTTATTTGTTCAACCAGAAAAGAATGAAAACTTGAATACACTTCATTCCAAAGTAAAAGATCGTTTTAACTTTATAAAAAACTCTTTCAATCCTCACGTAACAGTCGGTTATAGAGATCTAAGCTTTGATAATTTCAAGAGGGCATGGAATTTCTATGAATATAAAGATTACAAAACTAAATTCATAGTCGATGAAATACAACTTCTTCGTCATGATGGAAAATGGGTCCCTATATCAACAAAAAAATTAACCGGAGAATAG
- a CDS encoding PadR family transcriptional regulator: MSKKNNKLYKGTLQNIILKLLAQEVKMYGYQMTQRAKDLTKGELEMTEGALYPLLHKLEDEGLITSEIQNINGRDRKYYLLTEKGKHQQAEQEAEMKSYILNLNTIFNI; encoded by the coding sequence ATGTCTAAAAAGAATAATAAATTATACAAAGGAACTTTACAGAATATCATTCTGAAGCTATTAGCTCAGGAAGTCAAGATGTATGGTTATCAAATGACGCAAAGGGCAAAAGACCTGACGAAGGGGGAGTTGGAGATGACGGAGGGAGCACTCTATCCGTTATTACATAAACTGGAAGACGAAGGACTTATTACATCTGAAATACAAAATATAAATGGACGTGACCGGAAATATTACTTATTGACTGAAAAAGGTAAGCATCAGCAGGCAGAGCAAGAGGCTGAAATGAAAAGTTATATTTTGAACCTGAATACTATTTTTAATATTTAA
- a CDS encoding M16 family metallopeptidase, protein MNRIVLKAVLLSATVSGTVVTYAQAQQTPKFVSNIEGVKQYTMNNGLKVLLIPDASQSNVVVNIVYNVGSKNEGYGEKGMAHLLEHMLFKSTKKLGDIKKMLSDKGGNANGTTWYDRTNYYEVFPFNEENLRWALEMEADRMLNATILQSDLDKEFSVVRNEFEIGENSPEGVLQERILSTAYLWHNYGNSTIGSKEDIERVKADRLRTFYEKYYQPDNATLVVAGKFDEPKLLQYIGQYFGSIPKPTRVLDKTYTLEPAQDGERFVELKRAGDSKVFGAVYHTVPYADKDYAALDALSNILTSDPSGYLYKSLVDTHKVASIYSYQQTLRDASFMYFGINIPNDTDIKVTENLVRSELDKIPTIKYTDQDVQRAKTALLKQYDNIKNNTISYAINLTEIIGAGDYRLGFLYRDNIEKLTKADIERVAQKYFTSNNRTVGIFIPSKDEKRVNALEYSDDKLAGLTTNYKGKALEKEVAPFEASISNLKKNLTEDKTGNGMKYGFIKKEIKGEKVLASFNFRIGDEKSLKGKSQIGDAMAQLLKTGTKKYTKEQLKDKLDALKSSINFGYGGQSLSVNINTYKNNFAEVMGILKDILTDSTFPQDELTKSIKEYNTYLESSLNDPQTLAFTEISRINQGYPKDHIYYTPSIQEQIDFNKDVKREQIVDFYQNLIGANYGVGTVIGNLDAKTVKTVLEDTFGKWNTKTKYSYVVPTFFPSKKEDKIINTPDKENAAAVGAINFKMDRKNPDYPALLLANEMLGSGGFLSARIPMRLREKEGISYGAGSYMSVPYINDAASWGYYAFLNPTKKDAVDKAVREEIAKALKDGFTDEELKANKQSWQNSRKTGLGNDGTLMGLVNSKLLYDIPLEDYDTLESKVLNINVQQANEALRKYLKTSEMTTLDVGDFSKK, encoded by the coding sequence ATGAATAGAATTGTACTTAAGGCAGTACTGTTATCAGCAACCGTTTCCGGGACAGTTGTTACTTACGCACAGGCACAGCAAACTCCAAAATTTGTCTCAAATATTGAAGGAGTGAAGCAATATACCATGAATAATGGACTAAAAGTTCTTCTAATTCCGGATGCCTCACAAAGTAATGTTGTAGTTAACATAGTATACAATGTAGGATCTAAAAATGAAGGTTATGGAGAGAAGGGTATGGCTCATCTTTTGGAACATATGCTCTTTAAAAGTACCAAAAAATTAGGTGATATCAAGAAAATGCTCTCTGATAAAGGAGGGAATGCTAATGGAACAACCTGGTATGACAGAACCAATTATTATGAAGTATTTCCATTTAATGAAGAAAACCTACGTTGGGCATTGGAAATGGAAGCTGATAGAATGCTCAATGCAACGATTTTACAATCTGATCTAGATAAAGAGTTCTCTGTAGTAAGAAATGAATTTGAAATTGGTGAAAATAGTCCGGAAGGCGTTTTGCAGGAGAGAATTCTTTCAACTGCTTATCTGTGGCATAACTATGGAAATAGCACGATTGGAAGCAAAGAAGATATTGAAAGAGTAAAAGCTGACAGACTACGTACATTCTATGAAAAATATTATCAGCCGGATAATGCTACATTAGTTGTTGCGGGTAAATTTGATGAACCAAAACTTTTACAATATATTGGACAATATTTCGGGTCTATACCAAAGCCAACCAGGGTTCTGGATAAAACCTATACATTGGAACCTGCACAGGATGGAGAACGATTTGTCGAACTAAAGAGAGCAGGAGATAGTAAAGTTTTTGGGGCTGTCTATCATACGGTTCCATATGCTGATAAAGATTATGCAGCACTGGATGCATTGTCTAATATTTTGACTTCAGACCCATCAGGGTATCTTTATAAATCACTTGTAGATACTCATAAGGTTGCTTCTATTTATTCATATCAGCAAACATTACGAGATGCCAGCTTTATGTATTTTGGGATTAATATTCCAAATGATACGGATATTAAAGTAACGGAAAATTTGGTACGTTCGGAACTGGATAAAATACCAACAATTAAATATACTGATCAGGATGTTCAAAGAGCTAAGACAGCTTTATTAAAACAATATGATAATATTAAGAATAATACAATTAGCTATGCGATAAATCTTACCGAGATTATTGGCGCCGGAGATTATAGACTCGGCTTTTTATATCGTGACAATATTGAGAAATTGACCAAGGCCGATATAGAAAGGGTTGCACAAAAGTATTTCACTTCTAATAACAGGACTGTAGGTATTTTTATTCCGTCTAAGGATGAGAAAAGAGTTAATGCTTTGGAATACTCTGATGATAAACTGGCGGGATTAACAACTAACTATAAAGGAAAAGCCCTTGAAAAAGAAGTAGCTCCTTTTGAAGCTAGCATTTCTAACCTAAAGAAAAACCTGACAGAAGATAAGACCGGAAACGGAATGAAGTATGGATTTATTAAAAAAGAGATTAAAGGTGAGAAGGTATTAGCGTCATTTAATTTCCGGATAGGAGATGAAAAAAGTCTGAAAGGCAAATCTCAGATTGGAGATGCAATGGCACAGCTATTGAAAACCGGAACAAAAAAATATACCAAAGAGCAGCTTAAAGATAAACTGGACGCATTGAAATCCAGTATCAATTTTGGGTATGGAGGACAAAGCCTGTCGGTGAATATCAATACATATAAGAATAATTTTGCTGAGGTGATGGGTATCTTAAAAGATATATTGACTGATTCCACATTTCCTCAAGACGAACTTACAAAATCTATAAAAGAATATAATACATATCTGGAATCATCTTTAAATGATCCTCAGACCTTAGCATTCACAGAGATTAGCAGAATAAACCAAGGTTATCCAAAAGACCATATTTACTATACCCCATCAATCCAGGAACAAATTGACTTTAATAAAGATGTGAAACGTGAACAAATTGTTGATTTCTATCAGAATCTTATTGGAGCTAACTACGGTGTAGGAACAGTAATCGGTAACCTGGATGCAAAAACTGTTAAAACAGTATTGGAAGATACATTTGGAAAATGGAATACAAAAACTAAATACAGTTATGTCGTTCCAACTTTCTTCCCGTCTAAAAAAGAAGATAAAATCATTAACACTCCGGATAAAGAAAATGCAGCAGCAGTTGGTGCTATAAACTTTAAGATGGACAGAAAGAACCCTGACTATCCAGCTCTCCTTCTGGCCAATGAAATGCTGGGAAGCGGAGGTTTCCTGTCAGCAAGAATTCCGATGCGTCTTCGTGAAAAAGAAGGGATCAGTTATGGTGCCGGATCATATATGAGTGTTCCTTATATTAATGATGCTGCTTCATGGGGCTATTATGCTTTCCTTAATCCGACAAAGAAAGATGCTGTAGACAAGGCTGTCCGTGAAGAAATTGCAAAAGCTTTAAAAGATGGATTCACTGATGAAGAACTTAAAGCAAATAAACAGAGTTGGCAGAACTCAAGGAAAACAGGATTGGGTAATGACGGAACTTTAATGGGATTAGTAAATAGTAAATTGTTATATGATATTCCGTTAGAAGACTATGATACTCTTGAAAGTAAAGTGCTAAATATAAACGTTCAACAAGCAAATGAAGCATTACGTAAATATTTAAAAACCAGCGAAATGACCACTTTAGATGTTGGGGACTTTAGTAAAAAGTAG
- the ruvC gene encoding crossover junction endodeoxyribonuclease RuvC — protein sequence MQHEKIILGIDPGTAVMGFGIISVKGQKMELISIHELILKKLETHEIKLKKIFDRTLALIDEYHPDEVALEAPFFGKNVQSMLKLGRAQGVAMAASLARDIPITEYSPKKIKMAITGNGNASKEQVAGMLKNLLQLKEFPTKYLDASDGLAVAVCHHFNMGKDISEKSYSGWDSFLKQNPGRIK from the coding sequence ATGCAACACGAAAAAATCATATTAGGTATTGACCCCGGAACAGCTGTTATGGGATTTGGTATTATTTCGGTAAAGGGACAGAAGATGGAATTAATTTCTATACATGAATTAATTCTGAAAAAGCTGGAGACTCATGAAATAAAACTAAAGAAGATATTCGATCGTACTCTTGCATTAATTGATGAATACCACCCGGATGAAGTTGCACTGGAAGCTCCTTTCTTTGGAAAAAATGTACAATCCATGCTGAAATTAGGCCGCGCTCAGGGCGTAGCCATGGCTGCCAGCCTTGCAAGAGACATCCCAATTACTGAATATTCTCCTAAAAAAATAAAAATGGCTATTACCGGAAATGGTAATGCCAGTAAGGAACAGGTTGCCGGAATGCTGAAAAATCTGTTACAGCTAAAGGAATTTCCCACCAAATATCTGGATGCATCAGACGGTCTTGCCGTTGCAGTATGTCATCATTTTAATATGGGTAAAGATATCTCTGAAAAATCCTATTCGGGATGGGACAGCTTTCTTAAGCAGAATCCTGGCAGGATTAAATAA
- a CDS encoding DUF4407 domain-containing protein: MKTLQPNIAPAEAKMNWFQHFMMLCSGANIHILRKTPSEWNKYSGIGGVVLFTAVFATLSSGYAMYTIFDDIWAAIGFGLLWGLMIFNLDRYIVSSIKKTGTWWNQILMTIPRLILAAFLGIIIAKPLELKIFEKEVNKQLNTIIQRNKTELQAKINNRIMQQSGPYDKEKAEINSKLAAYQKSYDSASVELEKEILGKQSGLTSGKIGYGSNAKRKEELKKNRLADLQNYQKQIAPRLEYLDKETSKVYTNLEQELKNSEGAENRFNGFAARLQALDELGKASAIIALASTFIMGLFICLEISPVLIKLISSVGPYDWLLDKNENDVKVYAKEKIEKANISTEYRVNELKESLYPKNTSTL, encoded by the coding sequence ATGAAAACATTACAACCCAATATTGCACCCGCTGAAGCCAAAATGAATTGGTTTCAGCACTTTATGATGCTTTGCTCCGGGGCAAACATTCATATTTTGAGAAAAACACCATCCGAGTGGAATAAGTACTCCGGAATCGGTGGCGTAGTATTATTTACTGCTGTATTTGCAACGTTATCTTCCGGCTATGCCATGTATACTATTTTTGACGATATCTGGGCAGCTATAGGCTTTGGATTGCTATGGGGTCTGATGATCTTTAATCTGGACAGATATATTGTTTCTTCTATTAAAAAGACAGGAACATGGTGGAACCAGATACTGATGACTATACCTCGTCTTATTCTGGCAGCCTTCTTAGGAATTATTATCGCAAAACCTCTGGAACTAAAGATTTTTGAAAAAGAGGTTAATAAGCAGCTTAATACTATTATCCAAAGAAATAAGACCGAACTGCAGGCAAAAATCAATAACCGGATTATGCAGCAAAGCGGTCCTTATGATAAGGAAAAGGCTGAAATTAATTCAAAACTTGCGGCTTATCAGAAGTCATATGATTCTGCTTCTGTGGAGCTGGAAAAAGAAATTCTGGGAAAACAATCCGGCCTTACTTCCGGAAAGATAGGTTATGGCAGCAATGCCAAGCGTAAGGAAGAGCTGAAGAAAAACAGGCTTGCAGATTTACAAAATTATCAGAAGCAGATAGCTCCTCGTTTGGAATATCTGGACAAAGAAACATCCAAAGTATATACTAATCTGGAGCAGGAACTAAAGAATTCTGAAGGTGCTGAAAACCGTTTTAATGGTTTTGCCGCAAGACTTCAGGCCCTGGATGAACTTGGTAAAGCGAGTGCAATTATAGCATTAGCTTCAACCTTTATTATGGGACTATTTATATGTCTGGAAATATCTCCTGTACTGATTAAACTTATTTCCTCCGTAGGCCCTTATGACTGGTTGCTGGATAAAAATGAAAATGATGTAAAAGTCTATGCTAAAGAAAAAATAGAAAAAGCGAATATTTCTACCGAATACAGAGTAAACGAGCTCAAAGAAAGTCTTTATCCCAAGAACACATCTACTTTATAA
- a CDS encoding DUF6759 domain-containing protein, giving the protein MKKFLLIILGSVLLWSCASNNVTLAHIMETKDINELSAYIKKYPKHKDIAFLKQKLLSLQIAANPKKAADIPKPVIKTLEEREAEEFAKLMAQDKSGHNAKTVNVLNQMFNNDISDTNAILLVANNSDCNMILRIQGDKYYNMAIPAKGQNTLVLPQGTYTLTGSLCGATYTSTKVIQKNLSLALGTARQ; this is encoded by the coding sequence ATGAAGAAATTTTTACTTATAATTCTTGGTTCGGTTTTATTGTGGAGTTGTGCGTCTAATAATGTGACACTTGCACATATTATGGAAACTAAGGATATTAATGAGCTTTCGGCTTACATTAAGAAATATCCTAAACATAAGGATATTGCCTTCTTAAAGCAGAAATTATTGTCTTTACAAATCGCAGCCAATCCTAAAAAAGCGGCCGATATTCCTAAACCTGTTATTAAAACTCTTGAGGAGCGGGAGGCTGAAGAATTTGCAAAACTTATGGCTCAGGATAAATCCGGACATAACGCTAAAACGGTGAATGTACTCAATCAGATGTTTAATAACGATATCAGTGACACCAATGCGATTTTGCTTGTGGCGAATAATTCGGATTGTAATATGATCCTAAGGATTCAGGGTGATAAGTATTATAATATGGCAATCCCTGCAAAGGGTCAGAATACTCTGGTATTACCACAAGGAACCTATACACTTACCGGTTCACTATGCGGCGCAACTTATACCTCCACCAAGGTTATTCAAAAGAATCTTTCGCTGGCTTTAGGCACAGCCAGACAATAA
- the trmB gene encoding tRNA (guanosine(46)-N7)-methyltransferase TrmB, giving the protein MGKNKIRRFEENKTLVNVFQPTREEALSGYEMKGKWRTDFFKNDNPIVLELGCGKGEYSVGMAKAFPDKNFIGVDIKGARFWFGAKEAVEKDLTNVAFLRTQIELIDLFFEKDEVDEIWITFPDPQIKFKRAKHRMTHPEFLERYKKIVKKGGYIHLKTDSEFLHGYTLGILQALGYDVEVSHHDIYGAPEFETDAVHLREIKTYYEGLFSAKGKTITYLRFKI; this is encoded by the coding sequence TTGGGTAAAAATAAGATCAGACGTTTCGAAGAAAATAAAACTCTTGTCAATGTTTTCCAGCCTACACGTGAAGAGGCTCTTTCGGGCTATGAAATGAAAGGTAAGTGGAGAACTGATTTCTTCAAAAACGATAATCCGATTGTATTAGAATTGGGTTGTGGAAAGGGAGAATATAGTGTAGGAATGGCAAAAGCATTTCCGGATAAAAACTTTATCGGAGTAGATATCAAAGGTGCGCGCTTTTGGTTTGGCGCTAAAGAAGCAGTAGAGAAAGATCTGACCAACGTTGCTTTTCTCCGTACACAGATAGAATTAATCGATCTGTTTTTTGAAAAAGATGAGGTTGATGAAATCTGGATTACTTTCCCCGATCCTCAGATTAAATTTAAGCGGGCTAAGCACAGAATGACGCATCCTGAATTTCTAGAGCGTTATAAAAAAATTGTGAAAAAAGGCGGTTATATTCATCTGAAAACAGATTCTGAATTTTTACATGGTTATACTTTGGGAATACTTCAGGCATTAGGTTATGATGTAGAAGTTTCGCATCATGATATTTACGGAGCTCCTGAATTTGAAACAGATGCCGTACATCTTCGTGAAATTAAAACTTATTATGAGGGCTTGTTTTCTGCAAAAGGGAAGACAATTACGTATTTAAGATTTAAAATTTAA
- a CDS encoding SDR family oxidoreductase produces MVIIITGASKGIGFTLAETLAKKGHVVYGFSRQIADSDHFKGLSVDVTDKEQINQAVFSVIEKEGRIDVLINNAGMGMVGSVEDTTKEDIHKLFDLNLVGPIQMISAVMPYMREKRFGKIINVSSIGSEMGLPFRGFYSASKSALDKATEALRYEIKNWNVQATSLHLGDIKTNIAESRIKTKVSEAYKTVFNKIYELMNAHVDEGAEPSEVADYVVNLLDKTSWKAHYYFGKFGQKIGVPLKWILPQNFYENLMRKYSKMD; encoded by the coding sequence ATGGTCATTATTATTACCGGAGCCTCTAAAGGGATAGGCTTTACGCTGGCAGAAACACTGGCAAAAAAAGGACATGTTGTTTACGGGTTTAGCAGACAAATTGCAGATAGTGACCATTTTAAAGGCCTTTCTGTTGATGTTACAGATAAGGAGCAAATTAATCAGGCCGTTTTTTCTGTTATTGAAAAAGAAGGAAGAATAGATGTGCTAATTAATAATGCCGGAATGGGAATGGTAGGTTCGGTTGAAGATACTACCAAAGAAGATATTCATAAGCTGTTTGATCTTAATCTGGTAGGGCCAATACAAATGATTTCTGCTGTGATGCCATATATGCGGGAAAAACGTTTTGGAAAAATTATCAATGTTTCCAGCATTGGTAGTGAGATGGGATTGCCTTTCAGAGGATTCTATTCAGCTTCCAAATCTGCCCTGGACAAAGCTACAGAAGCATTACGTTACGAAATTAAAAACTGGAATGTTCAGGCTACGTCACTGCATTTAGGGGATATAAAAACCAATATTGCTGAAAGCCGTATTAAAACAAAGGTTTCAGAAGCCTATAAAACAGTATTCAATAAAATTTATGAATTAATGAATGCTCATGTAGATGAAGGAGCAGAGCCTTCTGAAGTAGCAGATTATGTAGTGAATTTATTAGATAAGACAAGCTGGAAAGCGCATTATTATTTCGGGAAATTCGGGCAAAAGATAGGAGTACCATTGAAATGGATACTGCCACAGAATTTTTATGAAAATCTGATGCGTAAGTATTCCAAAATGGATTAA
- a CDS encoding MazG nucleotide pyrophosphohydrolase domain-containing protein has product MEEIKSLQHQVDEWIRTVGVRYFNELTNMAMLTEEVGEVARIIARRYGEQSEKESDKSKDLGEELADVLFVTLCLANQTGTDLQEAFNKKMKSNMERDKERHQNNLKLQSTVPFCEMLDGETVKIGGSKSITNRLLILEKIFGNITLENVSDSQDSSLLIKALNDESDIVDIHHAGTSMRFLTSYFATKPGKEVILTGSERMKQRPIKPLVEALKQLDAEIEYLGEEGYPPLKIKGKKIEKNQVSIPANISSQFITSLLLVGASLENGLNVSLEGKITSLPYLLMTIEILKKAGINASIEENIIRIKPLSGALEPIRYVVESDWSSASYFYSLAAIGRKKINLKSLNIKSLQADSRSAEIYKSFFGIETVEVSENELSLQPIEGFRFPKDMQLDMNNCPDIAQTVCVTAAALDIPFYITGLETLKVKETDRLTAMQNELRKIGLNTVITNETIKSLENITPAETITISTYNDHRMAMAFAPYALCRTLEIDDPNVVEKSYPEFWKDFYKVVKRK; this is encoded by the coding sequence ATGGAAGAAATTAAAAGCCTTCAGCATCAGGTTGACGAATGGATCAGAACAGTGGGAGTACGTTACTTCAACGAACTGACTAATATGGCAATGTTAACAGAAGAAGTCGGGGAAGTTGCCAGAATTATTGCCAGAAGATATGGAGAGCAATCTGAAAAAGAATCGGATAAGAGCAAAGATCTCGGAGAAGAACTTGCAGATGTTCTTTTTGTTACTTTGTGTCTGGCGAATCAGACGGGAACAGATCTACAGGAAGCTTTTAATAAAAAAATGAAATCTAATATGGAGAGAGATAAAGAAAGACACCAGAATAACCTGAAACTACAATCAACTGTTCCGTTTTGTGAAATGCTGGATGGAGAAACAGTAAAAATTGGAGGATCAAAAAGTATAACGAACAGATTATTGATTTTAGAGAAGATATTTGGAAATATAACCTTAGAAAATGTTTCCGATTCTCAGGATTCTTCACTTCTGATAAAAGCTCTGAATGATGAGAGTGATATAGTAGATATTCACCATGCAGGAACATCTATGCGTTTCCTTACTTCTTACTTTGCAACAAAGCCAGGTAAAGAAGTTATATTAACAGGATCCGAAAGAATGAAACAGCGTCCTATAAAGCCATTGGTGGAAGCGCTGAAACAATTGGATGCAGAGATTGAATACCTGGGTGAAGAAGGATATCCGCCATTAAAAATTAAAGGAAAAAAGATTGAAAAAAATCAGGTGAGTATTCCGGCGAATATCAGCAGCCAGTTTATAACGTCACTTTTATTGGTAGGAGCAAGTCTGGAGAACGGACTGAATGTAAGCCTTGAAGGTAAAATTACATCATTGCCTTATCTGTTAATGACAATCGAAATTCTTAAGAAAGCCGGAATTAATGCTTCTATTGAAGAGAACATTATCAGGATAAAACCATTATCCGGAGCATTAGAACCAATTCGTTATGTTGTAGAAAGCGATTGGTCTTCTGCATCTTATTTCTATTCTTTGGCTGCAATAGGCAGGAAAAAGATTAATTTGAAGAGCTTAAATATAAAATCTTTGCAGGCAGATTCCCGTTCAGCTGAAATTTACAAAAGCTTTTTCGGAATAGAAACGGTAGAGGTTTCAGAAAATGAATTGTCTCTTCAGCCGATAGAAGGCTTCCGGTTTCCGAAAGACATGCAGCTGGATATGAATAATTGCCCGGATATTGCCCAGACGGTTTGTGTAACGGCAGCAGCACTAGATATACCTTTTTATATTACAGGTTTGGAAACACTAAAGGTTAAAGAAACAGACAGGCTTACTGCTATGCAGAATGAGCTGAGAAAAATTGGTCTTAACACAGTGATTACAAATGAAACTATAAAATCTCTGGAGAATATTACTCCGGCGGAGACCATTACAATTTCCACATATAATGATCACAGAATGGCAATGGCTTTTGCTCCATATGCTTTGTGTCGTACACTGGAAATCGACGATCCAAATGTAGTAGAAAAGTCCTACCCGGAGTTTTGGAAGGATTTTTATAAAGTGGTAAAAAGAAAATAA